A window of Ananas comosus cultivar F153 linkage group 4, ASM154086v1, whole genome shotgun sequence contains these coding sequences:
- the LOC109708576 gene encoding disease resistance protein RGA2-like, whose translation MAEGIAFDLVKGVLGKLGSTLWDEIGLLRSFKNDADDLRSNFSAIQAVLLDAEERSSAGKESHALRDWLRKLKDAAYDADDLLDEIRTQAALRQQQYPEVLNQHQPAGKVREFLSRANPMHLKFKRKMAHRMKELREKIGKIAKQRHDFGLAEAGPLRQAEFKRPETFSIVDEKTIVGRDDDKEKIVKLLLETSSDHDVSIIPIVGLGGLGKTTLAQLAFNDGQVTGQQRFDLRAWVCVSTDFDMKMIAKPVISAAGENCALDNSDAVASCLVSIFSQKRFLLVLDDVWNEDQERWEKLKVLFKDGKQGSKILVTTRSEKVAEIMKTVEPHRVKGLSDDDCWTLFKRRAFKEGEENDYPSLVEIGKQIVKKCGGLPLAANALGSMMRFKSRTEDAWSAIRDSEIWRLEKEETILPSLKLSYIQMPSALKQCFAYCSIFPKDYEIDKDDLIRQWIALGFISSHETWTSMEDIGNEYLNDLLWMSFLQDVWEYYRKGTTCRMHDLVHDLAQSVAREEVAVIGAEESTRIPESCRYVSIYSRFTPQLVSSTVMQRLRALQFRESGSPTMNFYSEAKWLRLLDLHDSKISMLPSSISKLKLLRYLNLSENSIQELPESITSLCNLQTLNLSGCQKIRTLPKFLGRLTNLRNLDLSDCSSLTIPDSISNLQNLYALNLSSCENVISLEPICHLKNLHYLNLSDLMFMETLPKSIESLQNLRTLNLSNCISLLSLPSSLCDLKNLHDLNLSRLKSLVTLPESIGSLQNLRILNVSECSSLESLPLSSSDLQHLEKLDIRGCKKLCELPKMIQKLTKLRVLLNNECSELKGMPRGISKLVSLQELSVFVVGKQDRVEHCASISELEHLKLVGELEIKGLENVTSPVDAKAANLIEKNLRSLKLKWNVLSAEEGMDSTVLPAEEIETVLENLQPHQKLEELEIEGYGGGKFPSWMMNRIGSCLPNLVKIKLENMPGCSSLPPLGQLPFLKALTIRNMPAVTNLGVDKFPALMRLNLSSMPVLREWVTVLTVDDEEGRRERVPIFPCLTQLYLKECPKLRPEPCLPPSVLHMGISRTSSENLSLIFERAMPLGDGDGDGDGDGDAAVSPQPPPNKGLRSLQIGGCQQLTCLPESLRSLTSLQRLIISDCEDLERIEDWFGELSDLRSLIIQGCSSLRYLPAHKMTALKRLHIDGYPLLFDADGRKYPYKEQASSSSHVEESSPKEEEEKKIG comes from the exons ATGGCGGAGGGGATTGCATTCGATCTGGTCAAAGGAGTGCTCGGCAAACTGGGCTCAACTCTCTGGGACGAAATCGGACTGCTGCGGAGCTTCAAGAACGACGCGGACGATCTCAGAAGCAACTTCTCGGCGATCCAGGCGGTGCTTCTCGACGCCGAGGAGCGGAGCAGCGCTGGGAAGGAGAGCCACGCTCTGCGCGACTGGCTGCGCAAACTGAAGGACGCCGCCTACGACGCCGACGACCTGCTGGACGAGATCCGGACGCAAGCGGCCCTCCGGCAACAGCAGTATCCCGAGGTGCTGAATCAACACCAGCCAGCTGGAAAGGTACGTGAATTTCTGTCCCGGGCTAATCCGATGCATCTGAAGTTTAAGCGCAAGATGGCACACAGGATGAAAGAGCTCAGAGAAAAGATCGGTAAGATCGCGAAACAGAGGCATGATTTTGGTCTTGCCGAAGCTGGCCCTCTTCGACAGGCTGAATTCAAGCGCCCTGAGACATTCTCGATCGTCGACGAAAAGACAATAGTCGGGAGAGATGATGATAAAGAGAAAATTGTGAAGCTTCTCCTTGAGACCAGCAGCGATCACGACGTGTCGATCATTCCGATCGTGGGATTGGGGGGTTTGGGGAAGACGACACTCGCTCAGCTGGCCTTCAACGACGGGCAGGTTACAGGCCAGCAGCGCTTCGATTTACGGGCGTGGGTCTGCGTGTCTACCGATTTCGACATGAAGATGATTGCAAAGCCGGTGATATCTGCAGCTGGAGAGAATTGTGCTCTTGATAACTCGGATGCCGTCGCCAGTTGCCTTGTCAGTATCTTCAGCCAGAAGAGATTTTTGCTGGTGCTGGATGATGTATGGAATGAAGATCAGGAAAGGTGGGAGAAATTGAAGGTTTTATTTAAGGACGGTAAGCAAGGAAGTAAAATCTTAGTGACCACACGGAGCGAAAAGGTTGCCGAGATAATGAAAACAGTCGAGCCGCACCGTGTGAAAGGCTTATCAGATGATGATTGTTGGACATTGTTCAAAAGGCGGGCATTCAAGGAAGGGGAAGAGAATGACTATCCGAGCTTGGTCGAAATCGGAAAGCAGATAGTAAAGAAGTGTGGTGGCTTGCCTTTAGCAGCAAATGCTTTAGGAAGTATGATGCGCTTTAAGAGCAGAACGGAGGATGCATGGTCCGCTATTAGAGATAGCGAAATATGGAGATTGGAAAAAGAGGAAACTATTTTACCATCATTGAAATTGAGCTACATTCAGATGCCGTCGGCTTTGAAGCAGTGCTTCGCTTACTGCTCCATATTCCCCAAAGACTATGAGATTGACAAGGATGACTTGATCCGGCAATGGATTGCTTTAGGCTTCATTTCATCGCATGAAACATGGACTTCGATGGAAGATATTGGGAATGAGTACCTTAACGATCTATTATGGATGTCTTTTCTTCAAGATGTGTGGGAATATTATAGAAAGGGTACCACCTGCCGTATGCATGATTTAGTGCACGACCTCGCACAATCTGTAGCAAGAGAAGAAGTTGCTGTTATAGGTGCAGAAGAGTCAACGAGGATCCCGGAAAGTTGCCGCTATGTCTCGATATACAGTCGTTTCACGCCACAGCTGGTTTCAAGTACCGTAATGCAGAGGTTGCGAGCTCTTCAATTTAGGGAATCTGGTTCACCTACTATGAATTTTTATAGCGAGGCAAAATGGTTACGCCTGTTGGATTTACATGATTCCAAAATTTCTATGTTGCCAAGCTCAATCAGTAAGTTGAAGCTCCTAAGATACCTCAACCTTTCGGAGAACAGTATACAAGAATTGCCTGAATCAATTACCAGCCTCTGCAACTTGCAAACCTTGAATCTTTCAGGCTGCCAAAAGATCCGTACATTACCCAAATTTCTAGGAAGGCTTACGAATTTGCGGAATTTAGATTTAAGCGACTGCAGTTCTCTGACAATACCTGACTCCATTAGCAACCTTCAGAATTTGTACGCACTAAATTTGAGTTCGTGCGAAAATGTGATATCACTTGAACCTATATGTCACCTCAAAAACCTTCATTACCTAAACCTATCAGATCTAATGTTTATGGAGACTTTACCAAAATCCATTGAGAGCCTTCAAAACTTGCGTACTCTGAATCTTTCTAACTGCATTTCTCTGCTATCATTACCCTCATCATTATGTGATCTCAAAAACCTGCATGACTTAAACCTATCACGTCTAAAATCTTTGGTGACATTACCTGAATCCATTGGAAGCCTTCAAAACTTGCGTATTCTGAACGTTTCTGAATGCTCTTCTCTAGAATCATTACCCTTATCGTCAAGTGATCTTCAGCATTTAGAGAAACTCGACATCAGGGGTTGTAAAAAATTATGTGAGCTGCCCAAAATGATCCAAAAGCTGACCAAACTTAGGGTCTTGTTAAACAACGAGTGCTCAGAATTGAAGGGCATGCCCCGAGGGATCAGCAAGTTAGTTAGCTTGCAGGAATTGTCTGTTTTTGTGGTCGGCAAGCAAGACCGCGTCGAACATTGTGCCAGCATCTCTGAGCTCGAGCACCTTAAGCTTGTCGGCGAGCTGGAGATCAAGGGTCTTGAAAATGTGACGAGTCCGGTTGACGCCAAGGCTGCAAATTTGATAGAGAAGAACCTGCGGTCTTTGAAGTTGAAATGGAACGTTTTAAGTGCGGAAGAAGGCATGGACAGTACTGTACTACCGGCGGAAGAGATCGAAACCGTGCTAGAAAATCTTCAACCACATCAGAAGCTAGAGGAATTGGAAATAGAAGGCTACGGAGGCGGGAAGTTTCCTAGCTGGATGATGAATAGGATTGGCTCGTGCCTCCCAAATCTCGTTAAAATCAAACTTGAGAATATGCCCGGGTGCAGCTCACTCCCGCCGCTGGGGCAACTCCCTTTTCTTAAAGCACTAACTATACGAAATATGCCCGCGGTAACAAATTTGGGCGTAGATAAGTTCCCTGCGCTGATGAGACTTAACTTGTCCTCCATGCCGGTGCTGCGAGAATGGGTGACTGTGTTGACGGTGGATGACGAAGAAGGCAGGCGAGAGCGAGTTCCCATTTTTCCGTGTCTCACTCAATTGTACCTTAAAGAATGCCCTAAATTGAGGCCGGAGCCTTGCCTCCCGCCATCGGTTTTGCATATGGGCATCTCTAGAACAAGCAGCGAGAACCTATCGTTGATTTTCGAACGCGCGATGCCACTTGGTGATGGTGATGGTGATGGTGATGGTGATGGTGATGCCGCCGTTTCACCCCAACCGCCACCGAATAAGGGGCTGCGGAGTCTACAAATAGGAGGATGTCAGCAGCTAACTTGTTTGCCCGAGAGCTTGCGGAGTCTCACGTCTCTCCAGCGGCTGATAATATCTGATTGTGAAGATCTTGAGAGAATTGAAGATTGGTTTGGGGAGCTCTCCGACCTGCGGTCCTTGATCATCCAGGGGTGCAGCAGTCTCCGTTACTTGCCTGCCCACAAGATGACCGCACTTAAGAGGTTACATATTGATGGTTACCCGCTGTTGTTCGATGCAGATGGAAG AAAATACCCGTACAAGGAACAAGCGAGCAGCTCGTCACATGTGGAAGAGAGCTCaccgaaggaggaggaggagaagaagattgGTTAG